A genome region from Glycine max cultivar Williams 82 chromosome 5, Glycine_max_v4.0, whole genome shotgun sequence includes the following:
- the LOC100783175 gene encoding hexokinase-1, with protein MGKVAVGAAVVCAAAVCATAALVVRHRMISSRKWSRAMAILKEFEDKCGTPIVKLRQVADAMDVEMHAGLASEGGSKLNMLISFVDNLPTGDEEGLYYALDLGGTNFRVLRVHLGGKDKGVIGQEFEEVSIPPNLMTGSSEALFDFIAAALAKFVGSEPEGFHPPPGRQRELGFTFSFPVRQTSIASGTLIKWTKGFNIEDVVGEDVVGELTKSMEKIGLDMRVAALVNDTIGTLAGGRFYNQDVVAAVILGTGTNAAYVERAHAIPKWHGLIPKSGDMVINMEWGNFRSSHLPLTEYDLALDAESLNPGEQIFEKLISGMYLGEIVRRALFKMAEEADFFGDTVPPKLKVPFILRTPDMSAMHHDTSSDLKVVGNKLKDILEISNTSLKMRKIVVELCDIVATRGARLAAAGILGILKKIGRDTVKVGEKQKSVIALDGGLFEHYTKFRECLEGTLKELLGDEAAETIVIEHANDGSGIGAALLAASHSQYLGVEES; from the exons ATGGGGAAGGTCGCGGTGGGAGCTGCGGTTGTCTGCGCCGCCGCCGTCTGCGCTACGGCGGCACTGGTGGTGCGCCACCGCATGATTAGTTCCCGGAAGTGGAGTCGCGCCATGGCGATACTGAAGGAGTTTGAGGACAAGTGTGGGACCCCAATTGTGAAGCTTAGACAAGTGGCTGATGCCATGGATGTTGAGATGCACGCAGGTCTCGCATCTGAAGGTGGTAGCAAGCTCAATATGTTGATCAGTTTTGTCGATAATCTCCCAACTGG GGATGAGGAAGGACTCTATTATGCACTGGATCTTGGAGGCACAAACTTCCGTGTCCTTCGTGTACATTTAGGCGGGAAAGACAAAGGTGTTATCGGCCAGGAGTTTGAAGAAGTTTCAATTCCTCCAAATTTGATGACTGGCTCTTCAGAA GCATTGTTTGATTTTATAGCAGCAGCTCTTGCAAAGTTTGTTGGTTCAGAACCTGAAGGTTTTCATCCTCCCCCTGGCAGACAAAGAGAACTGGGTTTTACATTCTCATTCCCAGTGAGGCAAACATCGATTGCATCTGGGACTCTAATAAAGTGGACTAAAGGTTTCAATATTGAAGATGTG GTTGGTGAAGATGTGGTGGGAGAACTAACCAAGTCCATGGAAAAAATTGGCCTGGATATGCGCGTTGCTGCTCTA GTTAATGATACCATTGGAACATTAGCTGGAGGCAGATTCTACAATCAGGATGTCGTTGCTGCTGTGATTCTTGGTACTGGGACAAATGCAGCATATGTAGAACGTGCACATGCTATTCCAAAATGGCATGGCCTTATACCAAAATCAGGAGATATG GTTATAAACATGGAGTGGGGTAATTTCCGATCATCACATCTTCCTCTAACAGAATATGATCTAGCTCTGGATGCTGAGAGCTTAAACCCTGGAGAACAG ATTTTTGAGAAATTGATTTCTGGCATGTATTTGGGGGAAATTGTAAGGAGAGCTTTATTTAAGATGGCCGAAGAAGCTGATTTTTTTGGAGATACTGTTCCCCCCAAATTGAAAGTTCCTTTCATACTTAG GACGCCTGACATGTCAGCCATGCACCATGACACAAGTTCTGATCTGAAAGTAGTTGGAAACAAATTAAAGGATATATTAGAG ATCTCTAACACATCCCTAAAAATGAGGAAGATTGTTGTTGAACTGTGTGACATTGTTGCTACTCGTGGGGCTCGGCTTGCTGCTGCTGGTATTTTGGGCATCCTTAAGAAAATAGGAAGAGACACGGTTAAGGTTGGGGAGAAGCAAAAGTCAGTGATAGCTTTGGATGGGGGATTGTTTGAACACTACACCAAATTTAGAGAATGCTTGGAGGGTACCCTGAAGGAATTGCTGGGAGATGAGGCTGCTGAGACCATTGTCATTGAGCATGCTAATGATGGCTCTGGCATTGGTGCAGCCCTCCTGGCAGCTTCTCACTCCCAATATTTGGGAGTGGAGGAGTCTTAA
- the LOC100784239 gene encoding probable 3-hydroxyisobutyrate dehydrogenase-like 1, mitochondrial has translation MPLPSLSLRSLHRLFHTSIVRHFMAAAEPTISPSNTRVGWIGTGVMGQSMCAHLIRAGYTLTVFNRTPSKAQPLLDLGAYFAPSPHAVAARSDVVFSIVGYPSDVRSVLLHPSSGALSALRPGGVLVDMTTSEPSLAVEIADAATAKGCHSIDAPVSGGDRGAKNGTLAIFAGGEESTVKRMEALFSHLGKVNYMGGSGKGQFAKLANQVTIASTMVGLVEGMVYAHKAGLDVGLYLDAISTGAAGSKSLDLYGKRILNRDLEPGFFVNHFVKDLGICLKECQNMGIALPGLALAQQLYVSLRAHGEGNLGTQALILVLERLNNVTLPPSSNT, from the coding sequence ATGCCTCTACCCTCTCTCAGTCTCCGCTCACTACACCGCCTTTTCCACACTTCCATCGTCCGGCACTTCATGGCCGCGGCGGAGCCCACTATAAGCCCATCTAACACGCGCGTGGGCTGGATCGGCACGGGCGTCATGGGCCAGTCCATGTGCGCCCACCTCATCCGTGCCGGCTACACCCTCACCGTCTTCAACCGCACCCCCTCCAAGGCCCAGCCCCTCCTCGACCTCGGGGCCTACTTCGCCCCCTCCCCCCACGCCGTCGCAGCCCGCTCCGACGTCGTCTTCTCCATCGTCGGCTACCCCTCGGACGTCCGCTCAGTCCTCCTCCACCCCTCCTCCGGCGCCCTCTCCGCCCTCCGCCCCGGCGGCGTCCTCGTCGACATGACCACCTCCGAACCCTCCCTCGCCGTCGAAATCGCGGACGCCGCTACCGCCAAAGGCTGCCACTCAATCGACGCCCCCGTGTCCGGCGGCGACCGCGGCGCGAAGAACGGAACCCTAGCAATCTTCGCCGGCGGGGAAGAATCGACGGTGAAGCGTATGGAAGCCTTGTTCTCCCATTTGGGGAAAGTGAACTACATGGGAGGGAGTGGGAAGGGACAGTTCGCGAAACTGGCGAATCAGGTGACGATAGCTTCGACGATGGTGGGGTTGGTGGAGGGGATGGTGTACGCGCACAAGGCGGGGCTGGATGTGGGGTTGTACCTGGACGCCATTTCCACCGGCGCGGCCGGTTCCAAGTCGCTTGATTTGTACGGAAAGAGAATCTTGAATAGGGATTTGGAACCGGGGTTCTTCGTGAACCACTTCGTTAAGGATTTGGGGATTTGCTTGAAGGAGTGTCAGAATATGGGGATTGCTTTGCCTGGCTTGGCTCTCGCTCAACAGCTTTATGTGTCGCTTAGGGCTCACGGTGAAGGTAATTTGGGCACTCAGGCTCTTATTTTGGTCCTTGAGCGACTCAACAATGTTACTCTTCCTCCCTCCTCCAATACCTGA